A portion of the Vreelandella subglaciescola genome contains these proteins:
- a CDS encoding helix-turn-helix domain-containing protein: protein MESLGARIKHFRLKAGLSKAALARHVGVSDVTVSYWESGAIKQVGHERLVALADALSCPLNALLEGEGSTPLAVLLHTGSLPWEQRQAMPTDPGKLPLDVPWEGEAFLATPAPNTRFAPLKTGDLALLGPTTRFHHAGHYLIQRDEMTEITHLLQAPSTTTPLCGVLLAHWRKQ, encoded by the coding sequence ATGGAATCGCTAGGCGCACGCATCAAGCACTTCAGGCTCAAGGCCGGGCTCAGCAAAGCCGCCCTCGCCCGCCACGTTGGCGTCTCGGACGTAACGGTTTCTTACTGGGAATCCGGCGCGATCAAACAGGTCGGCCACGAACGCCTGGTGGCGCTGGCCGACGCGCTAAGCTGCCCGCTAAACGCCCTGCTTGAAGGTGAAGGCAGCACCCCGCTGGCCGTGCTATTACATACCGGCTCGCTGCCTTGGGAGCAACGTCAGGCTATGCCTACGGACCCCGGCAAGCTACCGCTCGACGTGCCTTGGGAAGGTGAAGCGTTTCTGGCCACGCCGGCACCTAATACTCGCTTTGCTCCGCTGAAGACCGGTGATTTAGCCCTGTTGGGCCCCACCACCAGGTTCCATCACGCCGGCCACTACCTGATACAGCGTGATGAAATGACCGAAATCACCCACTTGCTACAGGCGCCATCAACGACAACGCCGCTCTGTGGGGTGCTGCTGGCGCACTGGCGAAAGCAGTAG
- the gltX gene encoding glutamate--tRNA ligase → MTVRTRIAPSPTGDPHVGTAYIALFNLCFARQHGGEFVLRIEDTDRARSTPESEQMILDSLRWLGIEWDEGPDVGGPHGPYRQSERGDIYANYAQQLVDAGHAFKCYRTAEELDELREARKAAGMQLALKPADLALDADEQARRESESWPYVVRMDVPTEGVCVLEDMLRGRIDVDWAQVDAQILLKSDGMPTYHLANVVDDHLMGITHVLRGEEWINSAPKHQLLYAYLGWEMPTLCHMPLLRNPDKSKLSKRKNPTSINYYRRMGFLPQAVTNYLGRMGWSMPDEREKFSLAEMTDAFDIQRVSLGGPVFDLEKLTWLNGVYIREDLDDAAFLQALREWAFNEDYVKQILPQVRPRVETLSQVAPLAGHFFSGLPAIDEASFETVKLEKDTLVKLLQFLVWRLEAVPAWHKEALLEEVKALAAYFELKMKAFLAPVFIAVTGSSASTSVMDAMAILGSDVTRARLRHAISVLGGVSKKQAKRLEKEFRELS, encoded by the coding sequence ATGACTGTACGTACTCGTATTGCCCCGTCTCCTACGGGCGATCCCCACGTTGGCACCGCCTATATTGCGCTGTTTAACCTTTGCTTTGCGCGTCAGCACGGCGGTGAGTTCGTGCTGCGCATCGAGGATACCGACCGCGCGCGTTCAACGCCGGAGTCGGAGCAGATGATTCTCGACTCGCTGCGCTGGCTGGGGATCGAATGGGACGAGGGGCCGGACGTGGGCGGGCCACACGGTCCTTATCGGCAAAGCGAGCGTGGCGACATCTATGCCAACTACGCGCAACAGCTGGTGGACGCCGGGCATGCCTTCAAGTGCTACCGCACGGCAGAAGAACTCGATGAGCTGCGCGAAGCGCGCAAGGCGGCGGGCATGCAGCTGGCCCTGAAGCCCGCTGATCTGGCGCTGGATGCCGATGAGCAGGCCCGCCGTGAAAGCGAGAGCTGGCCGTATGTGGTGCGCATGGACGTGCCCACAGAAGGCGTGTGCGTGCTGGAGGATATGCTGCGCGGGCGCATCGACGTCGACTGGGCTCAGGTTGATGCGCAGATTCTGCTGAAATCCGACGGTATGCCGACCTATCATCTGGCCAACGTGGTGGATGACCACCTGATGGGCATTACCCACGTGCTGCGCGGCGAAGAGTGGATCAACTCGGCGCCCAAGCACCAGCTGCTGTACGCGTATCTGGGTTGGGAAATGCCCACGCTTTGCCATATGCCGCTGCTGCGCAATCCCGACAAGTCCAAGCTCTCCAAGCGCAAAAACCCCACGTCGATCAACTATTATCGTCGCATGGGCTTTTTGCCCCAGGCGGTGACCAACTATCTGGGGCGCATGGGCTGGTCAATGCCCGACGAGCGTGAGAAGTTCAGTCTGGCGGAAATGACCGACGCGTTTGATATTCAACGGGTATCGCTGGGCGGGCCGGTCTTCGATCTGGAAAAGCTGACCTGGCTCAACGGCGTATATATCCGTGAAGATCTGGACGATGCGGCATTTTTACAAGCGCTGCGCGAATGGGCGTTCAATGAAGACTATGTGAAGCAGATATTGCCGCAGGTGCGCCCGCGGGTAGAAACGCTCTCTCAGGTGGCACCGCTGGCCGGGCATTTCTTCTCCGGACTGCCCGCGATTGACGAAGCCTCGTTTGAGACGGTCAAGCTGGAAAAGGACACGCTGGTCAAACTGCTGCAGTTTCTAGTATGGCGGCTTGAAGCAGTGCCCGCTTGGCATAAGGAAGCGCTACTTGAAGAAGTGAAAGCGCTTGCCGCTTATTTCGAGCTGAAAATGAAAGCGTTTCTGGCACCGGTCTTTATCGCAGTGACTGGCTCCAGCGCCAGCACGTCGGTGATGGACGCGATGGCGATCCTCGGCTCGGATGTAACGCGCGCTCGCCTTCGCCATGCTATCAGTGTGCTCGGTGGTGTATCCAAAAAGCAGGCCAAGCGTCTTGAAAAGGAGTTCCGCGAGCTTTCTTAA
- a CDS encoding NAD(P)-dependent oxidoreductase produces the protein MRTVSTVAFIGLGVMGGPMAGHLARQGLTLRVYNRTRAKADAWVNEYGGSAHASPKDAAAGADLVLSCVGNDNDVRDVITGEHGALSGMSQGTFLVDHTTASADLAQELAGACKLHGIGFLDAPVSGGQQGAINGALTIMCGGNDALFAHLEPVLNHYAKALTLMGPVGSGQLTKMVNQICVAGLVQSLSEGLHFAEQAGLDAHRVIDVLSKGAAGSWQMENRHQTMLAGDYDHGFAVDWMRKDLDICLSQARQLNAALPVTALVDQFYAEVQRQGGGRFDTSALLKRLQSTE, from the coding sequence ATGCGCACCGTTTCAACCGTCGCTTTTATCGGTCTCGGCGTCATGGGTGGCCCCATGGCCGGCCACCTCGCACGCCAGGGACTTACCCTGCGGGTCTACAACCGCACCCGCGCCAAGGCTGATGCCTGGGTCAACGAATATGGTGGCAGCGCCCACGCAAGCCCCAAGGACGCCGCCGCAGGCGCCGATCTGGTGCTTAGCTGTGTGGGCAATGATAACGACGTGCGCGACGTCATCACAGGCGAGCACGGCGCTCTGTCCGGCATGTCCCAAGGCACCTTTCTGGTGGATCACACCACCGCCTCGGCAGATTTGGCGCAAGAGCTCGCCGGAGCCTGCAAACTACACGGCATCGGCTTTCTCGACGCTCCTGTCTCCGGCGGGCAACAAGGCGCTATCAACGGCGCGCTGACGATTATGTGCGGTGGGAATGACGCCCTCTTTGCTCACCTTGAGCCGGTACTCAACCACTATGCCAAAGCGCTTACGCTGATGGGCCCGGTGGGCAGCGGTCAGCTAACCAAAATGGTCAACCAGATCTGCGTGGCCGGGCTGGTACAAAGCTTGTCCGAAGGGCTGCACTTTGCCGAGCAGGCCGGGCTTGACGCCCACCGGGTGATCGACGTGCTGTCCAAGGGCGCAGCCGGCTCCTGGCAAATGGAAAACCGTCATCAGACCATGCTCGCCGGCGATTATGACCACGGCTTTGCCGTGGACTGGATGCGCAAGGATCTCGACATCTGCCTGAGCCAGGCACGCCAATTAAATGCGGCGCTTCCGGTCACCGCGCTGGTGGATCAGTTTTATGCCGAGGTGCAACGCCAAGGCGGTGGACGCTTTGACACATCGGCGCTTTTAAAGCGTCTGCAGAGCACCGAATAG
- the gltA gene encoding citrate synthase — translation MADRKATLTVDGLDKAIDLPVYSGTLGPDVLDVRGLGGDGLFTYDPGFMATSSCQSAITYIDGGQGVLLHRGYPIDQLAKHSNFVEVCYTLLFGDLPNDEEYADFQARIRNHTMVHDQINNFFKGFRRDAHPMSMLCSVTGGLAAFYHDHMNIKKEEDRVISAVRLIAKIPTIAAMAYKYSVGQPFNTPRNDLSYAENFLYMMFATPSEKYTVNPVYANAMDRIFMLHADHEQNASTSTVRMAGSTGANPFACISAGIAALWGPAHGGANEAVLKMLDEIGDDSEENIQRFIDKAKDKNDPFKLMGFGHRVYRNFDPRAKVMKETCDEVLEELGLADDAQLKIAKRLEQIALEDDYFIERKLYPNVDFYSGIILKAMGIPTNMFTVIFAVSRTSGWISHWHEMLSDSYKISRPRQLYTGHDQREYPQK, via the coding sequence ATGGCTGACAGGAAAGCAACATTGACGGTAGACGGTCTGGACAAGGCGATTGATCTGCCTGTGTATTCCGGCACCCTGGGGCCTGACGTTCTTGACGTTCGCGGTCTGGGTGGCGACGGCCTGTTTACCTATGACCCCGGTTTCATGGCGACCTCTTCCTGCCAGTCGGCCATCACCTATATTGATGGCGGTCAGGGCGTACTGCTGCACCGTGGCTATCCCATCGATCAGCTGGCCAAGCACTCCAATTTCGTTGAAGTCTGCTACACCCTGCTGTTTGGCGACTTGCCCAACGATGAAGAATACGCCGATTTTCAGGCGCGCATTCGTAACCACACCATGGTTCACGATCAGATCAACAACTTCTTCAAGGGCTTTCGCCGCGACGCGCACCCGATGTCGATGCTGTGCAGCGTGACCGGCGGGCTGGCGGCCTTCTATCACGACCACATGAACATCAAAAAAGAAGAAGACCGCGTCATCAGCGCCGTGCGGCTGATCGCCAAGATACCGACCATTGCCGCCATGGCGTACAAGTACAGCGTCGGCCAGCCGTTCAACACACCGCGCAACGACCTGAGCTACGCCGAAAACTTTCTCTACATGATGTTCGCCACGCCCAGCGAGAAATATACCGTCAACCCAGTATACGCCAATGCGATGGACCGCATTTTCATGCTCCATGCCGATCACGAGCAAAACGCCTCGACCTCAACCGTGCGCATGGCAGGCTCCACCGGCGCCAATCCATTTGCCTGCATCAGCGCCGGCATTGCCGCCCTGTGGGGTCCGGCACACGGTGGTGCCAACGAAGCAGTGCTCAAGATGCTCGACGAGATCGGTGACGACTCCGAGGAAAACATCCAGCGCTTTATCGACAAGGCCAAAGACAAGAACGATCCGTTCAAGCTGATGGGCTTTGGTCACCGGGTGTACCGCAACTTTGACCCGCGCGCCAAGGTGATGAAAGAAACCTGCGACGAAGTACTTGAAGAACTGGGCCTGGCTGACGACGCACAGCTCAAGATCGCCAAGCGGCTGGAACAGATCGCGCTGGAAGACGATTACTTCATCGAGCGCAAGCTCTACCCCAACGTGGATTTCTACTCGGGCATCATCCTCAAGGCGATGGGCATTCCGACCAACATGTTTACCGTGATCTTTGCTGTTTCGCGCACCAGCGGCTGGATTTCCCACTGGCACGAAATGTTGAGCGACAGCTACAAGATCAGCCGTCCGCGCCAACTCTACACCGGCCACGACCAGCGTGAGTATCCGCAAAAATAA
- the sdhC gene encoding succinate dehydrogenase, cytochrome b556 subunit: MNSKRPVNLNLSTIHFPLPAITSIVHRITGVILFVGLIFAFWALSESLASPAGFDAVSDALANNFLAKLIAWGLVSALAFHFVAGIKHLFMDADFGVTLEGGVQKAQITVIISAVLIILAGVWIW, translated from the coding sequence GTGAATAGCAAACGACCCGTAAATCTCAATCTTTCGACAATACACTTCCCTTTGCCGGCAATAACGTCGATCGTGCATCGCATCACCGGCGTTATCCTGTTTGTCGGCCTGATTTTCGCCTTCTGGGCGCTGAGTGAATCATTGGCATCGCCTGCCGGCTTTGATGCTGTCAGCGACGCGCTGGCAAACAATTTCCTCGCCAAGCTGATCGCTTGGGGGCTGGTATCGGCCCTGGCGTTTCACTTTGTGGCGGGCATCAAACACCTTTTCATGGATGCCGATTTCGGCGTTACCCTTGAGGGCGGCGTGCAAAAGGCGCAAATCACCGTGATCATAAGCGCTGTACTGATCATTCTGGCAGGAGTGTGGATATGGTAA
- the sdhD gene encoding succinate dehydrogenase, hydrophobic membrane anchor protein: MVTSITSFSRNGVSDWLLQRVSAVILAVYTVFMVAYLLFHPDLDYYTWSGLFEQTWMRIFSLLAFISLAAHAWVGLWTVTTDYLKSTYQRVGAQMLIILVIFVYLVWGIQLLWGA; encoded by the coding sequence ATGGTAACCAGCATCACCAGTTTTAGCCGCAACGGCGTATCCGACTGGCTCCTGCAGCGGGTGTCCGCTGTTATTCTCGCCGTGTACACGGTGTTTATGGTGGCCTATCTGTTGTTCCATCCCGATTTGGATTACTACACGTGGAGCGGGCTTTTCGAGCAAACGTGGATGCGAATTTTCTCGCTTCTGGCGTTTATTTCCCTGGCGGCTCACGCTTGGGTCGGCCTGTGGACCGTAACCACCGATTACCTCAAGTCTACTTATCAGCGCGTAGGTGCCCAGATGTTGATTATTCTGGTCATCTTTGTCTACCTGGTATGGGGCATTCAACTTCTGTGGGGAGCCTGA